The DNA sequence TCGAGATCGTCGTCGGCAAGGTCGTGTTGCGGCTGGAGCAGGACACCGCGTCGACGCGCATCGCCGAGATCATGACGGCGCTGGAGCGCGGCGCGTGATCATTCCCTCGCAAGGGTTGCGGATCGTGCTCGCCGTGCGTCCCGTCGATTTTCGTTGCGGGCATGATGCGCTGGCCGCTCTGGTGCAAAACAAGCTCGGACTCGATCCGCATTCCGGCCTCATCGTCGTGTTCCGCTCGAAGCGAAAGGATCGCTTGAAGATTTTACTGTGGGACGGAACCGGACTCGTGCTGATCTACAAGCGTCTTGGCGATAACGGTTTTTCTTGGCCGCAGATCAGCGACGGCGTCCTGCAATTGAGCCGGGTGCAGTTCGAAGCTCTATTCGACGGGCTCAACTGGAAGCGCGTCGGCGAGCGGATCGTGGCGACGCCGACCGCGGCGAACTGATCGCAACTTCGGCTTCATTCGGCGCCTTGCTTGCGATAGATTCGCCGACATGACGCCGAGCTTCGATCCCGCCAGACTCGCAGAGCTTCCTGCCGATCTGCGCGCCGATCTGCGCGCATTGTTCGAAGCTCAGCGCGCCATGCTCGAAGCCGAACGCATCCGCGCCGATCATGAGCTCGCCGCGCGCCTTCACATCGAGAGCGAGCTTGCGGCGTCGAAGGAGACCGTCGAACGTCTGCAATTGCTCGTCAAGGAATATGAACGCGCGCGTTTCGGCAAGCGTTCGGAGAAGCTCGATCCCGATCAGTTGCAGCTCGTTCTGGAGGATATCGAGATCGCCATCGCCGAAGTCCAGGAGCGCGAGGACGATCGCGCGCGCCGCTCGGGGCGCCCGGCGACGAGCGAGCGCGCCGGCCGCGCCGCGCGCGCCTTTCCTGCTCATCTGCCGCGCGTCGAGCGTGTGATCGAGCCAGAGAGCCTCGCCTGTCCTTGCGGCTGCGGCCTGATGGTTCGGATCGGCGAGGACCGCTCCAGCCGCCTCGACGTGACGCCGGCGCAATATTGCGTCATCGAGACCGTGCGGCCCCGCTACGCTTGTCCGAATGGATGCGCGGGCGTCGCCCAGGCGCCGGCTCCCGCGCATCTGATCGAGGGCGGCGTCCCCACCGAGGCGCTGCTGGCGCAAGTGGCGGTCGCCAAGTTCAGCGAGCACATGCCGCTCTACCGTCAATCACAGGTCTTCGCGCGCCACGGGATCATGCTCGACCGCGCCGTTCTGGCTGATTGGATGGGAACGACGGCCTTCCACCTCGCGCCGATCGTCGAGCGCATGAGCGCACTGATGAAGCTGTCTGGCCGTCTATTCATGGACGAGACTCGGGCGCCGGTTCTCGATCCCGGCCGCGGCCGGACCAAGACGGGCTATCTCTGGGCCGTTCTGCGCGACGACCGCGGCCATGGCGGCGCCGATCCGCCGATCGTGGTCTATCA is a window from the Methylosinus sp. C49 genome containing:
- the tnpB gene encoding IS66 family insertion sequence element accessory protein TnpB (TnpB, as the term is used for proteins encoded by IS66 family insertion elements, is considered an accessory protein, since TnpC, encoded by a neighboring gene, is a DDE family transposase.); translated protein: MIIPSQGLRIVLAVRPVDFRCGHDALAALVQNKLGLDPHSGLIVVFRSKRKDRLKILLWDGTGLVLIYKRLGDNGFSWPQISDGVLQLSRVQFEALFDGLNWKRVGERIVATPTAAN